A region from the Acyrthosiphon pisum isolate AL4f chromosome A1, pea_aphid_22Mar2018_4r6ur, whole genome shotgun sequence genome encodes:
- the LOC100164189 gene encoding growth/differentiation factor 8 isoform X1, with the protein MDRKMTNVVVIAVTAVLLLVTAETVLAAIAAADSQQDVNNGADGGMKSLNIELIKSSILNKLGMQRPPEFSDRLPLQVLASKYRNDHASSTLVPSKIRHKSNRIDATGDGGTDIQGRKTATTSTDNAINSDNDDDDYHVKTQKLIASAQPHPTVQILQDQYPLYFTFSEQTQHYRITKAILWVYKRRLDVVIDNSVVIIDVYRINPINLQQSLVSSIKRVLNTNEPGWMPIELQRNMSDWFKTIDEVKNLTIMIQAYYTNKNTTHDKTPYITDARKRDDISEIPYLEVHTHHGHRNRRGAAGPEQRTCSDTTAAHRRCRRHPVTIDVDELGWDHIIIWPKTFVFYYCSGECNSTMQVHSPRPTRREARPAAERQCCVPHKTSMLSISYLNSTGFADFRNLSDIIVDECGCKGTDSIVRSLL; encoded by the exons ATGGATCGGAAAATGACGAATGTGGTGGTCATCGCTGTCACAGCCGTTCTGTTGCTGGTCACCGCGGAAACGGTGCTTGCGGCGATCGCCGCCGCCGACAGCCAGCAAGACGTTAACAACGGCGCCGATGGCGGAATGAAGTCGCTGAACATCGAGCTGATCAAATCGTCGATACTGAACAAGCTGGGTATGCAGCGGCCACCGGAGTTCAGCGATCGGCTACCGCTGCAAGTTCTCGCGAGTAAGTACAGGAACGACCACGCAAGTTCCACGTTGGTGCCCTCAAAAATCAGGCACAAGTCCAACCGGATAGACGCGACCGGGGATGGTGGCACCGACATTCAGGGCCGCAAAACAGCCACCACGTCCACAGACAACGCTATTAACAGCGACAACGACGATGACGATTATCACGTCAAGACGCAAAAGCTCATAGCATCCGCTCAGCCAC ATCCCACGGTGCAGATTCTACAGGATCAGTATCCACTCTACTTCACGTTTTCCGAGCAAACTCAACATTATCGGATCACCAAAGCAATCTTGTGGGTGTATAAGAGACGGTTGGACGTGGTCATCGACAACTCGGTGGTTATCATCGACGTGTACAGAATCAACCCAATCAACTTGCAACAGTCATTAGTTTCCAGCATAAAG CGAGTTTTGAACACCAACGAACCGGGTTGGATGCCCATTGAATTACAGAGAAATATGTCTGATTGGTTCAAGACTATTGATGAGGTCAAGAACTTGACGATAATGATACAAGCGTACTACACTAACAAGAACACCACGCACGACAAGACGCCGTACATAACCGACGCCAGAAAAAGAGATGATATTAGCGAg ATCCCGTACTTGGAAGTGCACACCCACCACGGGCACCGGAACAGGCGGGGAGCTGCAGGGCCCGAGCAACGGACGTGCAGCGATACGACCGCAGCGCATAGACGGTGTCGCAGGCATCCTGTGACGATCGACGTCGATGAACTCGGCTGGGACCATATTATCATTTGGCCCAAAACATTCGTGTTTTACTACTGCTCGGGCGAGTGCAATTCAACAATGCAGGTGCATTCCCCGCGACCCACTAGGCGAGAAGCACGACCCGCCGCCGAACGTCAGTGCTGCGTGCCACACAAGACGTCTATGCTGTCCATATCGTACTTGAACAGTACCGGATTTGCGGACTTCAGAAATTTGTCCGACATAATAGTAGACGAGTGTGGATGCAAAGGCACCGATTCCATCGTACGTTCACTGCTGTGA
- the LOC100164189 gene encoding growth/differentiation factor 8 isoform X2, with protein MDRKMTNVVVIAVTAVLLLVTAETVLAAIAAADSQQDVNNGADGGMKSLNIELIKSSILNKLGMQRPPEFSDRLPLQVLASKYRNDHASSTLVPSKIRHKSNRIDATGDGGTDIQGRKTATTSTDNAINSDNDDDDYHVKTQKLIASAQPHPTVQILQDQYPLYFTFSEQTQHYRITKAILWVYKRRLDVVIDNSVVIIDVYRINPINLQQSLVSSIKRVLNTNEPGWMPIELQRNMSDWFKTIDEVKNLTIMIQAYYTNKNTTHDKTPYITDARKRDDISEGCSTNDEIRAQTNTNVAQTNGII; from the exons ATGGATCGGAAAATGACGAATGTGGTGGTCATCGCTGTCACAGCCGTTCTGTTGCTGGTCACCGCGGAAACGGTGCTTGCGGCGATCGCCGCCGCCGACAGCCAGCAAGACGTTAACAACGGCGCCGATGGCGGAATGAAGTCGCTGAACATCGAGCTGATCAAATCGTCGATACTGAACAAGCTGGGTATGCAGCGGCCACCGGAGTTCAGCGATCGGCTACCGCTGCAAGTTCTCGCGAGTAAGTACAGGAACGACCACGCAAGTTCCACGTTGGTGCCCTCAAAAATCAGGCACAAGTCCAACCGGATAGACGCGACCGGGGATGGTGGCACCGACATTCAGGGCCGCAAAACAGCCACCACGTCCACAGACAACGCTATTAACAGCGACAACGACGATGACGATTATCACGTCAAGACGCAAAAGCTCATAGCATCCGCTCAGCCAC ATCCCACGGTGCAGATTCTACAGGATCAGTATCCACTCTACTTCACGTTTTCCGAGCAAACTCAACATTATCGGATCACCAAAGCAATCTTGTGGGTGTATAAGAGACGGTTGGACGTGGTCATCGACAACTCGGTGGTTATCATCGACGTGTACAGAATCAACCCAATCAACTTGCAACAGTCATTAGTTTCCAGCATAAAG CGAGTTTTGAACACCAACGAACCGGGTTGGATGCCCATTGAATTACAGAGAAATATGTCTGATTGGTTCAAGACTATTGATGAGGTCAAGAACTTGACGATAATGATACAAGCGTACTACACTAACAAGAACACCACGCACGACAAGACGCCGTACATAACCGACGCCAGAAAAAGAGATGATATTAGCGAg